In Nyctibius grandis isolate bNycGra1 chromosome 6, bNycGra1.pri, whole genome shotgun sequence, a single genomic region encodes these proteins:
- the LOC137664997 gene encoding interleukin-8-like: MMGKAVAAVLTLLLISAVGTEGKAVPRSAIELRCQCVGTHSKFIHPKFIHNVNLIPSGPHCKDVEVIATLTDGREVCLEPTAPWVKLIIKAILDKAKAKPETVS; the protein is encoded by the exons ATGATGGGCAAGGCTGTGGCTGCTGTCCTGACTCTTCTCCTCATCTCAGCGGTTGGAACAGAAG GTAAGGCCGTGCCACGCTCGGCGATTGAGCTCCGGTGCCAGTGCGTAGGCACCCACTCCAAGTTCATCCACCCCAAGTTCATTCATAACGTGAACCTCATCCCCAGCGGACCTCACTGCAAGGACGTTGAAGTCAT aGCTACCCTGACAGACGGCCGAGAAGTGTGCCTGGAGCCCACTGCTCCCTGGGTGAAGCTGATCATCAAGGCCATTCTGGACAA gGCAAAGGCTAAACCTGAGACCGTGTCctaa